Proteins encoded within one genomic window of Candidatus Zixiibacteriota bacterium:
- a CDS encoding permease-like cell division protein FtsX, with protein sequence MRLFFYILRELGRNMGRHWSIVFGSFLSMMLLFVLFDFFWIAAGTSQKFYDRLIADLKMEVVLTEEPADSLIAPLMDRVRELPGVISVRFVSKENAREELSYLVGTDLLAGYDSINPLPRSLVLGFDPNYLHSRHLELVENELHAMEGVDQTFYSRRWLAKVEQTTGLIQDIGSLLGILILLAALISSANNIRLMTQTRAVGFAQMRLLGAGKLFLAMPFILEGLLVAGLAAALGWCLIDYGLSRVTFTQFEIVMPDLSQIAWFVFSCTLLGLVSGYVGIRKMLR encoded by the coding sequence ATGAGGCTCTTTTTCTACATCCTGCGCGAGTTGGGCCGCAATATGGGACGGCACTGGTCAATCGTGTTCGGCTCGTTTTTATCGATGATGCTCCTGTTCGTTTTATTCGATTTCTTCTGGATTGCAGCCGGGACATCGCAAAAATTCTATGATCGCCTTATCGCCGATCTGAAGATGGAAGTGGTTTTAACCGAAGAACCGGCTGATTCGTTGATTGCACCACTCATGGACCGGGTAAGGGAGTTGCCGGGAGTAATCTCGGTCAGATTCGTTTCCAAGGAAAATGCCCGCGAGGAGCTCTCTTATCTGGTGGGGACCGATCTGTTAGCCGGGTATGACAGCATCAATCCTTTGCCGCGATCGTTGGTCCTGGGTTTTGATCCGAATTATTTGCACAGCCGTCACCTGGAGTTGGTTGAGAATGAACTGCACGCGATGGAGGGAGTCGATCAGACCTTTTACAGTCGTCGCTGGCTGGCCAAGGTCGAGCAAACGACCGGGTTGATTCAGGATATCGGTTCTCTATTGGGCATACTGATTCTGCTGGCGGCACTCATCAGTTCAGCAAATAACATTCGCCTGATGACCCAGACCCGAGCGGTAGGCTTCGCCCAGATGCGTTTGCTGGGGGCAGGTAAACTCTTTTTAGCGATGCCGTTCATTCTTGAAGGACTCTTAGTGGCCGGGTTGGCCGCGGCGCTGGGATGGTGCTTGATCGACTATGGTCTCAGTCGGGTTACCTTCACGCAATTCGAGATTGTCATGCCCGATCTGTCCCAGATTGCCTGGTTCGTTTTTTCGTGCACGTTGCTGGGTCTGGTCAGTGGTTATGTCGGCATTCGCAA
- the panC gene encoding pantoate--beta-alanine ligase — translation MKIIRSIKKMQTAAREIAAQGKTIGLVPTMGFLHEGHLSLIRRAKKETDVVIVSVFVNPTQFAPNEDLDKYPRDEKGDVRKITEAGGDIVFTPKTREVYPDNFQTCVEVEKLTGTLEGVQRPTHFRGVTTIVSKLFNICRPDLVVFGQKDYQQAQVLRQMTHDLGYPMKFVIAPTVREASGLALSSRNKYFTPEQKLEALGLYRALGSAKAMVRSGEKSVKKIEREMRAVILSHCPTAEIDYIAFTDLTSLVPVRSVVRNTVCSLAVRLHGVRLIDNMKLA, via the coding sequence ATGAAAATAATCCGCTCCATAAAAAAGATGCAAACCGCCGCGCGTGAAATCGCCGCGCAGGGTAAAACCATCGGTCTCGTTCCGACCATGGGCTTTCTCCACGAGGGCCATCTGTCCCTGATCCGTCGGGCTAAAAAAGAAACCGATGTCGTCATTGTCTCGGTATTCGTCAACCCGACCCAGTTCGCCCCGAACGAGGACCTCGACAAATATCCCCGAGACGAAAAAGGCGACGTCCGCAAAATCACCGAGGCGGGCGGCGATATCGTCTTCACTCCCAAGACCCGCGAGGTTTACCCCGATAATTTCCAGACCTGTGTCGAGGTCGAGAAGTTGACCGGGACGCTCGAGGGAGTGCAGCGCCCCACTCATTTCCGGGGCGTGACCACGATCGTGTCAAAACTGTTCAACATCTGTCGCCCCGATCTGGTCGTGTTCGGTCAGAAAGATTATCAGCAGGCGCAGGTGTTGAGACAAATGACTCACGACCTCGGTTATCCGATGAAGTTCGTCATTGCCCCGACCGTGCGCGAGGCTTCCGGCCTGGCCTTATCCTCGCGCAACAAGTATTTCACGCCGGAGCAGAAGCTGGAGGCGCTCGGGCTGTATCGGGCTCTAGGCTCGGCCAAAGCGATGGTTCGCTCGGGAGAAAAGTCGGTCAAGAAAATCGAACGGGAAATGCGAGCGGTGATTTTATCGCATTGTCCGACGGCTGAGATTGACTACATTGCCTTCACCGATTTGACCTCACTTGTCCCCGTACGATCCGTTGTCCGGAATACGGTCTGTTCTCTGGCTGTGCGTCTTCACGGCGTTCGCCTCATCGACAACATGAAACTGGCCTGA
- a CDS encoding aspartate 1-decarboxylase: MLVTICKSKIHRATITDACLDYVGSISIPTDLMAKANLLPYEKVQVANITNGERFETYVIEGKPGSGAIELNGAAARKGQVGDLVIIIAYGHMTPEEARGFKPAIVHVDKDNRPVEL, translated from the coding sequence ATGTTAGTTACGATCTGTAAATCAAAAATCCATCGGGCAACGATCACCGATGCCTGCCTCGATTATGTCGGGTCGATCTCAATCCCGACTGATTTGATGGCGAAGGCCAACCTGCTGCCTTATGAGAAGGTTCAGGTTGCCAACATCACCAACGGTGAACGGTTCGAGACTTATGTGATCGAGGGAAAACCGGGTTCCGGGGCAATCGAGCTGAACGGCGCGGCCGCTCGTAAGGGGCAGGTCGGCGACCTCGTTATCATCATTGCTTACGGTCACATGACCCCGGAGGAGGCTCGCGGTTTTAAGCCTGCCATAGTCCATGTTGACAAAGATAACCGGCCGGTGGAGCTGTAA
- a CDS encoding NTP transferase domain-containing protein — translation MPAKRAAIVLAAGKGKRMHSDLPKVLHPIHGRPMIRILLETLKTLDLDRIVVVIGFKGELVEQELKGEPVRIVWQHKQEGTGHAVRMAEKLMEDFDGTTLIALGDVPFLSAASIRNLMDRHESSGAAATCLSAFPKKPAGYGRIIRDGDSDLLKEIVEHKDATEEQLKIGEINSGTFCFDNRLMFKALARVGKDNAQKEYYLPDAVKILRAEGHCVAVVAADDADECLGVNSVEQLEELAAKFDI, via the coding sequence ATGCCTGCTAAACGTGCTGCGATAGTCCTGGCCGCCGGTAAAGGCAAGCGGATGCACTCCGACTTGCCCAAAGTCCTCCATCCCATTCACGGTCGTCCTATGATCCGTATCCTGCTCGAAACGCTCAAGACGCTCGATTTGGATCGGATTGTCGTCGTGATCGGTTTCAAAGGGGAACTGGTCGAACAGGAACTGAAGGGCGAGCCGGTACGAATCGTCTGGCAGCACAAGCAGGAGGGAACCGGCCATGCAGTGCGAATGGCCGAGAAGCTCATGGAGGATTTCGACGGCACCACTCTTATCGCTCTCGGTGATGTCCCGTTTCTCAGTGCGGCTTCTATCCGCAACCTGATGGATCGACATGAATCCTCCGGGGCGGCGGCTACCTGTTTATCGGCTTTCCCGAAAAAGCCCGCCGGTTACGGACGGATCATTCGCGACGGCGATTCCGATCTGCTGAAAGAAATTGTCGAGCACAAGGATGCTACCGAGGAACAGCTTAAGATAGGCGAAATCAACTCAGGGACATTCTGTTTCGACAACCGCCTGATGTTCAAAGCATTAGCCCGGGTCGGCAAGGACAACGCCCAAAAAGAGTATTATCTGCCGGACGCGGTCAAGATTCTTCGCGCTGAGGGACATTGCGTGGCAGTCGTAGCCGCCGATGACGCCGATGAGTGTCTTGGAGTCAATTCAGTCGAGCAACTCGAGGAACTGGCTGCCAAGTTCGATATCTGA
- a CDS encoding LytR C-terminal domain-containing protein, producing MPKRTSTKSKSTSRTSKPGFLKSLLTGSRVLEVVIATAFILVVLYVASISIRVTGGVSKTLDSPDHTIRLQVLNGCGISGLASRTADMLADYADQDIEIKVVDTDNFEIRDVPKSMIISREENKRVATLLAAKLGISASEVVYRPLENNYKQVTVTLVLGADFESINLPLTAEKEN from the coding sequence ATGCCAAAAAGAACATCCACCAAATCCAAATCGACCAGCCGGACCAGTAAGCCCGGCTTTCTGAAATCACTCCTGACCGGCAGCCGGGTGCTGGAGGTGGTTATTGCCACTGCTTTTATCCTGGTAGTGCTGTATGTGGCTTCGATCTCGATCCGGGTTACCGGCGGTGTTTCCAAAACCTTGGACAGCCCCGATCATACTATCAGGCTCCAGGTCTTAAACGGCTGCGGTATCAGCGGTCTGGCCTCTCGTACGGCCGATATGCTGGCCGATTATGCCGATCAGGATATCGAAATCAAGGTTGTCGACACCGACAATTTCGAGATACGCGATGTGCCCAAGTCGATGATCATCTCCCGTGAAGAGAACAAGCGTGTGGCGACGTTGCTCGCGGCCAAGCTTGGAATAAGTGCTTCGGAGGTGGTCTACCGTCCGTTGGAGAACAATTACAAACAAGTGACGGTGACACTGGTTCTGGGCGCCGACTTTGAATCGATCAATCTGCCGCTGACGGCGGAGAAGGAGAACTGA
- a CDS encoding NUDIX domain-containing protein, whose amino-acid sequence MPDRTNIKIEAPGVSCAVVKKDYDGWKFLLLQRSESETYGGTWGFVTGSKRSTETVAQVVTREIKEETGMAPSSIWATEHTIQFYEPEEDTIWVLPTIVAVVPEDAEVTLNPENCAYRWTTPHKARHMVTWKNLITSIDLIVDELEIFPAKNWVEIKP is encoded by the coding sequence ATGCCCGACAGAACGAATATAAAGATAGAAGCTCCCGGAGTTAGCTGCGCCGTGGTCAAGAAAGACTACGACGGCTGGAAATTCCTGCTGCTGCAGCGTTCCGAAAGCGAAACTTACGGCGGTACCTGGGGTTTTGTTACCGGTTCCAAACGAAGTACGGAAACGGTGGCACAAGTGGTGACTCGTGAAATCAAAGAAGAGACCGGGATGGCCCCGAGTTCAATTTGGGCTACCGAGCACACTATCCAATTCTATGAACCGGAAGAAGATACTATCTGGGTGTTGCCGACCATCGTGGCGGTGGTGCCCGAGGATGCCGAGGTTACCCTGAATCCCGAAAACTGTGCTTATCGCTGGACTACTCCGCATAAAGCACGTCACATGGTAACCTGGAAAAACCTCATTACGTCGATTGACTTGATCGTTGACGAACTCGAGATTTTCCCGGCTAAAAACTGGGTAGAGATCAAACCCTGA
- a CDS encoding 50S ribosome-binding GTPase, giving the protein MPANLPPQYYELEREFRAERDTREKLRIAEELLRIMPKHKGTDKLQAEMKAKISKLKKQLEGTVKSGGPVRSATAFDHIPKEGAGQVILIGPPNSGKSSLVDSLTGAAPLIGDYPFTTREPLAGMMKFETIQIQLIDTPPISPESYENYLSGLIRNADVAVMVADLAAPTMASDLRFVLDKLEEKRILLTPTFAAQPDDPRFCPRKTIVCAHKIYDDETGERLTALEKMFPGFVLVKTSIIDDDTLAVFRRALFDSLDIIRVYTKPIGKESDRNDPVILPLESTVEQAAESLHKDFAKKLKFAKIWGSGKFEGQRVQKDFVLSDEDIIEFHV; this is encoded by the coding sequence ATGCCGGCAAATTTACCGCCTCAATATTATGAGCTGGAACGGGAATTCCGCGCCGAGCGCGACACCCGCGAGAAACTTCGGATTGCCGAAGAACTCCTTCGGATTATGCCCAAGCACAAAGGGACCGACAAGCTCCAGGCGGAGATGAAGGCCAAAATTTCCAAGCTCAAGAAACAACTCGAAGGAACCGTAAAAAGCGGCGGCCCGGTCCGATCGGCGACGGCCTTTGATCATATCCCGAAAGAGGGCGCCGGACAGGTCATTTTGATCGGTCCGCCTAACAGCGGAAAATCCTCATTGGTCGACAGCCTGACCGGGGCTGCTCCGTTGATCGGCGATTATCCCTTTACCACGCGTGAACCGCTGGCCGGTATGATGAAGTTCGAAACGATTCAGATTCAACTTATCGATACCCCGCCGATTTCACCCGAATCTTACGAAAACTACCTCTCCGGTCTGATTCGTAACGCCGATGTCGCCGTAATGGTGGCCGACCTGGCGGCTCCGACCATGGCGTCCGATCTGCGTTTTGTGCTGGATAAGCTCGAAGAAAAGCGGATTCTGCTCACGCCGACCTTTGCCGCACAGCCCGATGACCCCCGTTTCTGTCCCCGTAAGACGATTGTCTGCGCTCATAAAATCTACGACGATGAAACCGGTGAACGGCTGACCGCGCTGGAGAAAATGTTCCCCGGATTCGTCCTCGTTAAAACTTCGATCATCGACGATGATACCCTGGCTGTCTTCCGTCGAGCCTTGTTCGATTCGCTCGATATCATCCGGGTCTACACCAAGCCGATCGGTAAGGAATCGGACCGCAACGATCCGGTGATTTTACCGCTCGAAAGCACGGTCGAACAAGCCGCCGAATCACTTCACAAGGATTTTGCCAAAAAGCTCAAGTTCGCGAAAATTTGGGGAAGCGGTAAATTCGAGGGCCAGCGCGTTCAGAAGGATTTTGTTCTCTCCGATGAGGACATCATCGAGTTCCACGTGTAA
- a CDS encoding ATP-binding cassette domain-containing protein, producing MSDTNIVELTNICLKSGRGEQIFDNLNLVIEAERSAMISGPAGSGKTSLVELLTGLRLPDSGSVEMFGRCISDGKKRWLKGTRRKIGGVGGIFGLVPTMTVAENVLFPLVLSGERPKLRRDRLFKILTEFSLLKLANEYPERLTRVEYALTQFARAAIGNQPLIIVDEPAAGLDSRSLDWAFEYMIKLSASGRSMLILTSDTPMREVPNADIYQIVNGALE from the coding sequence ATGTCCGATACTAACATCGTTGAACTGACCAACATTTGCCTGAAATCCGGGCGCGGCGAGCAGATATTCGACAACCTCAATCTGGTTATTGAGGCGGAACGCTCTGCCATGATCTCCGGACCGGCCGGTTCCGGTAAAACCAGTCTGGTGGAACTTCTGACCGGCCTGCGTCTTCCCGACAGCGGTTCGGTTGAAATGTTCGGTCGCTGCATTTCCGACGGCAAGAAACGCTGGCTCAAGGGGACTCGGCGAAAGATCGGCGGAGTGGGGGGGATTTTCGGGCTGGTGCCGACCATGACCGTGGCTGAAAATGTGCTTTTTCCACTCGTTCTCAGCGGAGAACGTCCGAAGCTGCGCCGTGATCGGCTATTCAAGATATTGACCGAGTTCTCGCTTCTGAAACTGGCTAACGAATACCCGGAACGCCTGACCCGGGTGGAATATGCCCTGACACAATTCGCTCGTGCCGCTATCGGCAATCAACCGTTGATTATCGTGGACGAACCGGCTGCCGGGCTTGATTCGCGCAGTCTTGACTGGGCTTTCGAGTATATGATCAAACTGTCCGCCTCGGGCCGGTCGATGCTGATCCTGACTTCCGATACGCCGATGCGGGAAGTCCCCAACGCCGATATCTACCAGATCGTGAACGGAGCGTTGGAATGA
- a CDS encoding glycosyltransferase: MSRKRIAIFGWAQSVHIQRWVRGLTSRGYEIKLISVGGEPLDGIDTYIIPRTSRAVYFTKAKEAIAVARAFKPDLVHAHFASGFGLWARKVGLHPTILSVWGSDVVDFGAHWPGRSLVRKALAGVDHVTVTSRMLRRVTREIVDLPMERISIIPFGVDLPPEVKDLPAGDLKKICFIKHHYRKYGPEVLIEATAIAHTAMPEIRLSIAGEGPLTNELKTQVKRLGLEKVVRFVGFIDNARIGDFLQDHHFMVMPSLKEAFGVAVLETSANGRAVIASDVGGVPEVLIDGETGLLVPPNDSDYLAAAILRLASDDDLCRKLGQAGRRMVADKFTWDESLDMMSDLYERLISDGGKKDNQNPVV, from the coding sequence ATGAGCAGGAAACGTATTGCTATATTCGGCTGGGCGCAGTCGGTTCATATTCAGCGCTGGGTGCGCGGCCTTACGAGCCGTGGTTACGAAATTAAGTTAATCTCGGTCGGCGGTGAACCGCTTGACGGGATCGACACTTATATCATTCCGCGCACCAGCCGGGCTGTTTATTTCACTAAAGCCAAAGAGGCGATCGCTGTCGCTCGCGCTTTCAAACCGGATCTGGTTCATGCCCACTTCGCTTCCGGATTCGGATTATGGGCCCGCAAGGTTGGGCTTCATCCGACAATCCTTTCGGTTTGGGGATCGGATGTGGTCGATTTTGGCGCTCATTGGCCGGGGCGGTCGTTGGTGCGCAAAGCCCTGGCCGGAGTTGACCATGTCACGGTAACTTCACGAATGCTGCGTCGTGTTACCCGCGAGATCGTCGATCTGCCGATGGAACGTATAAGTATCATTCCCTTTGGCGTCGACCTTCCGCCCGAAGTCAAAGACCTCCCGGCGGGTGACCTGAAGAAAATATGTTTCATCAAACACCACTATCGCAAGTATGGGCCGGAGGTGCTGATCGAGGCGACGGCCATTGCCCATACCGCTATGCCCGAGATACGGTTGTCGATTGCCGGTGAAGGTCCCTTGACGAACGAGTTGAAAACTCAGGTCAAGCGCCTCGGTCTTGAGAAAGTCGTCCGGTTCGTTGGTTTTATCGACAATGCCCGCATCGGTGATTTTCTTCAGGACCACCATTTCATGGTTATGCCCTCACTCAAAGAGGCGTTCGGAGTCGCGGTTCTTGAGACTTCGGCGAACGGTCGCGCGGTGATCGCTTCCGACGTCGGTGGTGTGCCGGAGGTCTTGATTGACGGCGAAACCGGTTTGCTGGTTCCCCCGAACGACAGCGATTATCTGGCTGCGGCAATTTTGCGTCTGGCTTCCGATGACGACCTTTGTCGCAAACTCGGACAAGCCGGGCGACGAATGGTCGCGGATAAATTCACCTGGGATGAATCCCTGGATATGATGAGCGATTTATACGAGAGGTTGATTAGCGATGGCGGCAAAAAAGACAATCAAAATCCCGTTGTTTGA
- the rsfS gene encoding ribosome silencing factor, producing the protein MSEYPALELAREAGRLALNKKGFDVRVLKVAKLSSVTDYFVIVSGEADMHVKAIARAIQEGLLEERGIKPYHVEGLTEGNWVLLDYIDVVVHVFQEPTRQFYALEKLWGDAPQEQLFDN; encoded by the coding sequence TTGAGCGAGTATCCGGCTCTTGAACTGGCGCGCGAAGCGGGTCGTCTGGCATTGAACAAAAAGGGATTTGATGTCAGAGTCCTTAAAGTCGCGAAACTTTCGTCGGTAACCGACTATTTTGTGATCGTCTCGGGCGAGGCGGACATGCATGTCAAGGCAATCGCCAGGGCGATTCAGGAGGGGCTCCTCGAAGAAAGAGGAATCAAGCCCTACCATGTTGAGGGGCTCACTGAGGGCAATTGGGTGCTTCTGGATTATATTGACGTGGTGGTTCACGTTTTCCAGGAACCGACCCGGCAGTTCTACGCTCTCGAAAAACTGTGGGGTGATGCCCCGCAGGAGCAGTTGTTCGACAACTGA
- a CDS encoding DegT/DnrJ/EryC1/StrS family aminotransferase, whose product MAAKKTIKIPLFDLKVSAAARREVAEVLNSGWLTTGPKVAAFEKAVGEYLGVNQAVAVSSGTSGLQLLLTAIGAKPGCEIMTTPFTFVATIEAILATGARPVLADIDPATLNIDPEEVARKISSKTLAILPVDIAGYPADYPRLNKIADYHKLPLVTDSAHAIGGRYQNHSTPRLADASVFSFYSTKNLTCGEGGMVVSRHKMVIDAIRSLANHGLTSNAHARKAKGGWQYDAVRPGFKANMSDVAAAIGLGEIKSLDKKQKKRTALAQRYIRNLKQFSRYFELPTVASGFTHGWHLFIIRLHLSELKCDRNKFISLMALRGIECGVHYQPVFELSYYQRLLSLSPNYFPNTTYAGRRVVSLPLYPELTTVQVDQVCEAIEDVLKRYGWK is encoded by the coding sequence ATGGCGGCAAAAAAGACAATCAAAATCCCGTTGTTTGACCTCAAAGTGTCTGCGGCAGCCAGGCGTGAGGTGGCTGAGGTGCTCAACTCGGGCTGGCTCACCACCGGCCCCAAAGTTGCAGCTTTTGAGAAAGCCGTCGGTGAATACCTGGGCGTCAATCAGGCGGTGGCGGTAAGCTCGGGTACTTCCGGTCTGCAATTATTGCTGACGGCGATTGGCGCTAAACCGGGGTGCGAGATAATGACGACACCGTTCACGTTCGTGGCTACGATAGAGGCGATCCTCGCAACCGGCGCCCGGCCGGTTCTGGCCGATATCGATCCCGCGACTCTCAACATCGATCCCGAGGAAGTCGCTCGCAAAATTTCTTCAAAAACTCTGGCGATTTTGCCGGTCGATATTGCGGGGTATCCGGCCGACTATCCTCGTCTCAACAAGATTGCCGACTATCATAAACTGCCGCTCGTGACCGACAGCGCCCATGCTATCGGCGGACGTTACCAAAATCACTCGACTCCGCGACTGGCCGATGCCTCGGTGTTCTCGTTTTATTCGACCAAGAATCTCACTTGCGGCGAGGGAGGGATGGTGGTGTCACGTCACAAGATGGTTATCGATGCCATCCGTTCACTGGCCAATCACGGTTTGACCAGCAACGCCCATGCCCGCAAGGCCAAAGGAGGCTGGCAGTACGATGCCGTCCGGCCCGGTTTCAAGGCCAATATGTCGGATGTGGCCGCGGCCATCGGTCTCGGTGAAATAAAATCTCTCGATAAAAAACAGAAGAAACGAACTGCCCTTGCCCAACGCTATATCCGAAACTTGAAGCAGTTCAGTCGTTATTTTGAGCTGCCGACCGTTGCAAGTGGCTTCACCCACGGCTGGCACCTGTTTATCATTCGGTTGCATTTGTCCGAGCTGAAATGTGATCGCAACAAGTTTATCAGCCTTATGGCTCTACGCGGAATCGAATGCGGGGTCCATTATCAGCCGGTTTTCGAGTTGAGCTATTACCAGCGGCTCCTGAGTCTTTCTCCCAACTATTTCCCGAATACCACCTATGCGGGGCGAAGAGTGGTTTCACTTCCGCTCTACCCGGAACTTACAACCGTCCAGGTGGATCAGGTTTGTGAAGCGATTGAGGATGTTCTGAAAAGATACGGCTGGAAATAA
- the rho gene encoding transcription termination factor Rho — protein sequence MELADLKSKTIADLLKIAEELDIPGVSGLRKSELIYKIMENASTADGIILAEGVLEILDEGYGFLRSPDYNYLPGQDDIYVSPSQIKRFDLRTGDIISGQVRPPKDNERYFALLKIESVNFDDPEKAKSKVLFDNLVPLYPDEPYKLELHPEELTTRIIDLMCPIGKGQRALITSPPKAGKTIILQRIAQSIVANHPEVKLIVLLIDERPEEVTDMRRSVKGEVISSTFDEPAERHVQVANMVLEKSKRLTEHGHDVVILLDSITRLARAHNSVVPHSGKILSGGVDSNALHKPKRFFGAARNIESGGSLTIIATALIETGSRMDEVIFEEFKGTGNMEMVLDRRLADRRIFPAMDINRSSTRKEELLIEEEVLKKIWILRKFLAEMNPIEAMEFLIDRMRKSKSNERFLASMKD from the coding sequence ATGGAACTGGCAGACTTAAAATCAAAGACAATTGCCGATTTGCTCAAGATTGCCGAGGAATTGGATATTCCCGGCGTCTCGGGCCTGCGCAAGTCGGAACTGATCTACAAAATCATGGAGAACGCCTCGACCGCCGACGGCATTATTCTCGCCGAAGGCGTCCTCGAGATTCTGGATGAGGGGTATGGATTCCTGCGTTCGCCGGATTATAACTATCTGCCGGGGCAGGATGATATCTATGTCTCGCCTTCGCAGATCAAGCGGTTTGATCTCCGCACCGGGGATATTATTTCCGGTCAGGTTCGGCCGCCGAAGGATAACGAGCGGTATTTCGCCCTGCTGAAAATCGAATCGGTCAATTTTGACGATCCCGAAAAAGCCAAGAGTAAAGTCCTGTTCGACAATCTCGTGCCGCTTTATCCGGATGAGCCTTACAAACTGGAGCTTCATCCCGAGGAACTGACAACCCGCATTATCGACCTGATGTGTCCGATCGGCAAAGGCCAGCGTGCTTTGATCACCTCGCCGCCGAAAGCCGGTAAGACGATTATCCTGCAGCGAATCGCCCAGTCGATCGTGGCTAATCATCCCGAGGTCAAGCTGATCGTGCTTCTGATCGATGAACGACCGGAGGAAGTAACCGACATGCGTCGGTCGGTCAAAGGCGAAGTTATCTCTTCGACTTTCGATGAACCGGCCGAGCGTCACGTCCAGGTCGCCAACATGGTCCTGGAGAAATCAAAGCGCCTTACCGAGCACGGCCATGATGTGGTTATTTTGCTCGATTCGATTACTCGTCTGGCTCGCGCTCATAACTCGGTAGTGCCGCACTCCGGTAAAATTCTTTCCGGCGGTGTGGACTCCAACGCCTTGCACAAGCCGAAAAGATTCTTCGGTGCGGCGCGTAATATCGAGTCCGGCGGCTCGCTGACGATTATCGCCACCGCTCTGATAGAAACCGGCTCCCGCATGGACGAGGTGATTTTCGAAGAGTTCAAAGGCACCGGCAACATGGAAATGGTGCTGGATCGCCGTCTGGCCGATCGGAGAATTTTCCCGGCGATGGATATCAATCGCTCCTCTACCCGTAAGGAAGAATTGCTGATCGAGGAAGAGGTGCTCAAGAAGATCTGGATTCTGCGCAAGTTCCTGGCCGAAATGAATCCGATCGAAGCGATGGAATTCCTGATCGACCGCATGCGTAAGAGCAAGAGCAACGAACGTTTTCTCGCTTCCATGAAAGACTGA